In the genome of Andrena cerasifolii isolate SP2316 chromosome 5, iyAndCera1_principal, whole genome shotgun sequence, one region contains:
- the LOC143369374 gene encoding putative methylthioribulose-1-phosphate dehydratase: MSSYDDKYEKEHPRNLIPELCKQFYDLGWVTGTGGGISIKHGDKIYIAPSGIQKERICPDEMFVQNISGTDLELPLAEKKLKKSQCTPLFMRAYVRRNAGAVIHTHSKFAVMVTLHWPGKEFRVTHLEMIKGIRNQKLGRAYRYDEELVVPIIENTPFEEDLRDELDRTIVAYPETCAVLVRRHGIYVWGDSWQQAKTMTECYDYLFDIALQMKQSGLDPLATPEDYELKYQKNGTLN; this comes from the exons ATGTCTTCGTATGACGATAAATACGAAAAG GAGCATCCACGAAATTTGATACCCGAGCTATGTAAACAATTCTACGATCTCGGATGGGTTACTGGCACTGGGGGCGGTATATCCATTAAGCACGG AGACAAAATATATATCGCTCCATCTGGTATACAGAAAGAGCGTATCTGTCCAGACGAAATGTTTGTACAAAACATCAGTGGAACTGACTTAGAATTGCCGCTAGCggagaaaaagttgaaaaagtcaCAATGCACTCCATTGTTTATGCGTGCATACGTAAGGAGGAATGCTGGTGCTGTGATCCATACCCACTCCAAATTTGCTGTAATGGTCACGTTACATTGGCCGGGGAAAGAATTTCGCGTTACTCATCTCGAGATGATAAAAG GAATACGGAATCAGAAACTCGGAAGGGCGTACCGTTATGATGAAGAACTCGTGGTACCAATAATAGAAAACACTCCATTTGAGGAAGATTTGAGAGATGAATTGGACAGAACTATCGTCGCTTATCCGGAAACGTGCGCCGTACTAGTGCGAAGGCATGGCATTTACGTTTGGGGTGATTCGTGGCAGCAAGCAAAAACTAT GACGGAATGTTACGATTACTTGTTTGATATTGCATTGCAAATGAAACAAAGTGGATTAGATCCCCTTGCAACTCCAGAGGACTATGAATTGAAGTACCAGAAGAACGGAACGCTGAATTAA
- the LOC143369373 gene encoding CWF19-like protein 1 codes for MSEKQKVLICGDVEGHFKFLFNKVESINKKSGPFDFLLCVGNFFGENNTELEVYKNGMKNIPVPTYIIGANREVDLMNYPDEDGCEICQNLTYLGKRGVYIASSGLKIAYVSGTDSNSPESKPTCFNESDVVSIRNSCLKGQPSFRGIDILLTSPWSADVTNLDPNKPNFTYQGSKLISWLVTQVKPRYHVSALEGIHYERPPYRNQSQQEGNIEIATRFIALAPVMNTQKKKWLYALNLTPVDRTRLSDLVMKTTDETDSPYSKSMLSNQPSAQKSEPKRTQFFYDMESKDTPKRSRYSEGFNKRPKPEFDQAKCWFCLSSPEVSKHLVISVGSEVYVALARGGLVENHFLILPITHHQSLSILPKEVMEEMNLYKDAIGRYYASTDRVPVFFERNYKTSHCQLQVIPVHKNQAPDLKETFMEMAECNNFKISELPTHTDLRQIAKPGVLYFYVELPSGEKLYYRIKKDFPLQFGREVLASDRILDLGDKVDWKDCQMDKEEEIELATRIRKEFQPFDIDT; via the exons atgagtgAGAAGCAAAAGGTTTTAATTTGCGGAGACGTGGAGggtcattttaaatttttattcaacaaaGTCGAATCTATCAATAAGAAGAGCGGTCCATTCGATTTTTTGTTATGCGTTGGTAACTTCTTTGGCGAAAATAACACGGAACTTGAAGTGTACAAAAATGGCATGAAAAATATTCCAGTTCCAACGTATATTATTGGGGCCAATAGAGAAGTCGATTTAATGAATTATCCGGACGAGGATGGGTGCGAGATATGTCAAAACCTTACTTACCTTGGGAAACGTGGAGTGTACATTGCCAGTTCTGGGCTAAAAATAGCTTACGTCAGTGGTACAGATAGCAATTCCCCTGAATCGAAACCCACTTGTTTCAATGAAAGTGACGTTGTATCAATTAGGAATTCATGCTTAAAAGGCCAACCTAGTTTTCGGGGAATCGACATATTGTTAACTTCCCCGTGGTCCGCTGACGTTACAAATTTAGATCCTAATAAACCGAATTTCACATATCAGGGATCCAAATTGATTTCGTGGCTAGTGACACAAGTAAAGCCGAGATATCATGTATCCGCATTGGAGGGAATTCATTACGAGAGACCACCTTAcag GAATCAAAGTCAACAGGAAGGTAACATTGAAATAGCAACAAGATTCATAGCGCTTGCACCTGTGATGAACACTCAGAAAAAGAAGTGGTTGTACGCATTGAATTTGACTCCAGTAGACAGGACACGTCTGTCCGATCTAGTCATGAAGACTACAGACGAGACAGACAGTCCGTATTCCAAATCGATGCTATCAAATCAGCCGTCTGCCCAAAAGTCGGAACCGAAGCGAACACAATTCTTTTATGATATGGAGTCTAAAGATACTCCCAAAAGATCGAGATACTCGGAAGGATTTAATAAGAGGCCAAAACCAGAATTCGATCAAGCGAAATGCTGGTTTTGTCTGTCCAGTCCTGAAGTGTCTAAACACTTAGTGATATCGGTTGGGTCGGAGGTTTATGTCGCGCTTGCTAGGGGTGGATTAGTTGAAAATCATTTCTTAATTCTGCCCATAACGCATCATCAAAGCCTCTCTATTTTGCCGAAAGAGGTGATGGAAGAAATGAATTTGTACAAAGATGCTATAGGAAGATACTATGCCAGCACGGATAGAGTACCCGTGTTCTTTGAACGTAATTACAAGACATCTCACTGTCAACTGCAGGTGATACCTGTACACAAGAACCAGGCACCTGATTTGAAAGAAACATTTATG GAAATGGCGgaatgtaataattttaaaatatcggaACTGCCGACGCACACGGATTTGCGGCAGATCGCAAAGCCCGGTGTTCTATATTTTTATGTGGAATTACCGAGCGGCGAGAAATTGTATTACAGAATAAAGAAAGATTTTCCATTGCAATTTGGAAGAGAGGTATTAGCATCCGATAGAATATTAGATCTCGGCGACAAAGTCGACTGGAAAGATTGCCAAATGGACAAGGAGGAGGAAATCGAATTAGCGACTAGGATTAGAAAAGAGTTTCAACCGTTTGATATAGATACTTGA